The Calothrix sp. PCC 7507 DNA segment TTAACAGAGACGATCCAGCATCAGATAAGTTAGCACCTTTTTTGTACACCGTAAAAGACCCAAGACTTTCAAAATATCTAGAAAAACTCAAAGACTTTACACAACTGGAAAATCCGACACTTCCACAAAGTAAACAAGCTGGTGAATTGCTTGAGCAAATTGTCTGTCTTGTCTTTCGTGGACTTCAAGGAGCCACAAGCTTCAAGAGCTTTCAGTCAGCAGGGCCTCAATACGACTTTCTAATTAGTGGAGATCAACTAGCTTGGTTATATGTTTGTAATCAGCTCTATCTTAAAGAGAATCAAAGAGGCATAGTTGTCGAAGCAAAGGCAACCAAAGATCGCTTGCCTGACAAACAGTTTGCGCGACTGTGCAGCATCTTAGAACTAAATCTCTCAAGCACAGTCGGACTGGGAGTATTTTTTACTCTGAACGGAGCAGCAGGCTTTCCTCAATCTGGTGATACTAGACAGAGGGCAATCAGTGATTGTAGATTACGTCAAGTAATTTTTCATGCTAAGACCCAAAAAAGAATAGTTGTCTTAGACAAAAATGACATTTTTGAGTTAGGTAAAAACGGTTCTCTAATTCAGATACTTGTTAGAAAAATCCGAGATTTAGACGAACTGAGCGGTCTTCCAACTCCATCAGTTGAGCAAAGGGAGGAAATAGATTTGCCCGATCACTTAAAGCAACTATACGAGGGTATTATATAAAATTTTGTATCAGCTTCCTGCTTAACTATTAAGCAGAGCTGTTAATCAATATCTAATTCACAAACTATTCAACGGAGAAGGGGAGATTCGAACTCCCGGAACCCTTGCGGGTTCATCTGATTTCAAGTCAGACGCAATCGACCACTCTGCCACCTCTCCAATAAACTGTCAGGGTTTTACTTAGGATAGCAAAAAAACTGACAGATCATATTGTATCTTATAATTTACGCAGATTGCACTACTGAGGCCGATCGCTTGTAGAAAATTTCCTCTGACGCGACCTGGAAATCATTACCCACACAAACCAGGGAGACTTGGGACACTACACCCGCCTCTAAGTTGACAATGGAGAAATTCCGCAGCTTTTCGCCGTTATCTTCCACAATTCGGGGCACTCTCGCCGCGTTTAAGTAAATTGTCCCCTCTGGACTTCTAAACACTGGCGTTCGCAGCACTTTCTTGGTGTGTCGCAGAGTGTGGTGCATATGACCAAATGTCACTAGGGGAATGGTTTTACCCGCAGTTAAAGCTTGGGAAATCGCCGCGCCAAAATCAGGATCGCCAAAATCACCGCCGATGGGATGCCAATCTTTACCACAGGGGTCTTCTGGACGATCGCCTAATCCACTCGGTCCGTTGTGACCAAGAAAGATAATTGTCTCATAGGCGGCGCTTTTAACTGCAGCGACAATGCGATCGCTCGATTCTTCCAAACTCGTCACACCATACCGTTCGCGACTGATTTCGGCGAATTTCCACTCAGGCCCACCCCAAGTAAACGGACGACCCCCCACTACAGTTAATTGCCACTCTGGAAAATCCAGCTTGCTGTAGCCAACCTGGGACGAACCCAATAAATCGAGCTGTTCCTGCACCCAATCTTCCTTGGAGCGGTCGTAGGGACACTTTTTGCGTCCCCATTCGGTGGCGGAATACCAGGCATCGTGGTTGCCCATCACGGCTGCTTTGGGGATGTCGAGGGCAGCGATCGCTCTCACCACTTCCACCGACTCATTGCCAAAATCCCCCACAAACAGTACTAAGTCAACACCTAGATGCTTGAGTGCAATGCCATCTTCTGCTTCCCATTGGTCGTGAATATCCCCAACTACAGCTATTTTCAGGTTTTTTGATTGAGTTTTCTCACTGGTCATGCCACTGTCCTTGCCGTCTACTTCCAGGATATGAAACTCAACAAGATTTGGACATACTACTATTTTTGGTAAAAACCACTATATTTTTTGGTAAAAACTACTATAATTAAATACACAAGCCAAACACTTGCAACTTTAAGCAACCCCTAAGCCGAACCGTGTTTAAGACTGCACTTGCTCAACGCAACGAAGCCCATCCGGGTGTTCTACCAGTAGATTTATTTGCTGCCATTGAGAGTCTCAAAAAAGAACTCAATGCGGTTATTTTAGCCCATTACTATCAAGAGCCGGATATTCAGGATATCGCTGACTTTATTGGCGATTCATTGCAACTGGCAAAAGCCGCCGCCAAGACGAATGCAGATGTGATTGTCTTTGCTGGTGTCCACTTTATGGCAGAGACAGCCAAAATCCTCAATCCGGATAAATTGGTACTGTTACCAGATTTGAATGCTGGTTGTTCTTTAGCAGACAGTTGTCCAGCAGAGGCGTTTGCAGCTTTTAAAGCCGCACATCCCAATCATCTGGTGGTTTCTTACATCAACTGCTCTGCTGATATTAAAGCGATGAGCGATATTATCTGCACTAGTTCCAATGCTGTGAAAATTGTGCAGCAAATCCCCCCAGACCAGCCGATTATTTTTGCTCCAGACCGGAATTTGGGACGGTATGTCATGGAACAGACAGGGCGAAATTTAGTTCTGTGGGATGGTAGCTGTGTTGTCCATGAAACCTTTTCGGAAAAGAAAATAGTACAGTTAAAAATTACACATCCCCAAGCAGAGGCGATCGCTCACCCAGAATGCGAAACTAGTGTATTGCGCCATGCCAGCTACATAGGCTCTACAGCCGCTTTACTCAAATATTGTCAAAATAGCCCCACACAAGAATTTATCGTGGCTACAGAGGCTGGGATCATTCACCAAATGCAAAAACTCGCTCCTCACAAGCGCTTTATTCCTGCTCCACCACAAAATAACTGTGCTTGCAATGAATGTCCTTTTATGAGGTTAAATACCTTAGAAAAACTCTACTGGGCAATGAAAAACCGCACTCCGGAAATCACTATGTCTGAAGATATTCGGATTGCAGCACTGCGTCCAATGGAAAGGATGTTAGAAATGAGTGTCTAGCTAGTGCATGTCATTAACCACTAGATTTAGATGATTTGTAGAGGCGCGAAAATAGACTTCGTTAACGCGTCTCTACCAAATTTCTCTGGTCTGGAGATATTGTATTCGTGCCATTAAAGCTCGGTTTTGGGAGTTCTGAGCTTGAATAACGGAATTTTTGCTAAAATTAGTTACATAAGTTAATATTGCATTTCCAGTTTGGGCACACATTTGAGCATGACTCCTAGACAGACTGTTCTGCAATCAAATGAAGAACCAGTCACTCGATTATTTTCTCACCTTGAATTTGATGGCAAGCAACTAAGTCATCAACCAGGTAGTGTTTTAGGGAGCATTGCACTTGTTGCTGGTACGACAATTGGTGCTGGTATTTTAGCGTTACCTGCGGTTACTGTCTCATCTGGTGTTGTACCGTCTACAGTTTTGATGATTGGTGCTTGGGTTTATGCTTTAGTCGCAGGTTTGTTGATTGCAGAAGCAACTGTGAACACCATGCGTCTGATTGGGCGTGCCAATGTCAATATATTGGCAATGGTTGAGAACAGCTTGGGGTGTTTTGGTGCGAGAATCGCTGGTGGTGCTTATTTGTTTTTGCAATACTCCCTGCTGATAGCATACATCGCTAAAGGTGGAGAGATTTTAGGATCAGCGATCGCTAAAGTATTGGGTGTACAGAATGTTTTACCAGGGTGGGTGGGAGCAGCAACTTTCACGCTCTTATTTGGTGGCATCATGTATCTTGGGCGCAAAAGGTTTATAGAGAAACTCAACAGCGCTTTTGTCGCCATTGTGATGGTGTCATTTTTGGGATTGTTATTAGTAGCAGCAGGACAAGTTAAGAGTACACAGTTTCTACTGCAAAATTGGAGTACTCTGGGCAGTGCTATCTCAGTGATATTTGTGGCGCTGTTTTATCATAATGTTGTACCTGTGGTTGTGAATCAACTAGAAGGCGATCGCCTAAAAATTCGTCAATCTCTGGTGATCGGTTCCGTAATTCCCTTAATCATGTTTCTGGCGTGGAATGCGGTGATATTGGGTAGCACCAGTCCTGAGATGATCCAGAAAACCCTCAATGGTCAAGCTATTTTTGACCCCCTACAAATTCTCAGTGCAGGTGGTGCGGGTGAATGGCTAGCATTACTAGTATCTGTGTTTTCAGAGTTTGCGATCGTCACTTCATTCATTGGACTGATGTACGGGTTGTTGGATTTCTTCCAAGAGATTTCCCTACTAACACAGAGTAAATCTTCTCGCCGTCTGCCACTTTATTCAATAATTCTTTTACCCTCTATGAGTTTTGGCGCACTCAATCCCAGTATTTTTTTTACTGCGCTAGATTATGCTGGAACTTTTAGTGTTTCTATTTTAGGAGGAATCATCCCCGCGTTGATGACTTGGAAACAACGGGAACAGCAGCAATTATCAAATGGCATTAATCAACCGTTTGTTCCTGGTGGTAAGCTCACATTAATTATGATGATTGGAGTTGCTTTAACCACGATAGTAAAAGAAATTCTATCCAGGTGTGGACTCTAATCCCTCGACTCCGCTACTTCCGCTACACTCAGTACAAGTTGGGAAAAGTCAGTACAAGTAACTGATTAACGTGAATCTATTTTGGAGACTCGTTCCTCTAATTTATTAACTTGCTGCTTCAATTCAATTACCAAAGTCGCCAGTCTATCAAACATACGCTCGCGCTCTTGCTGTGATAAATTCCGTCTAGGACTAAGCGATGGTGCTGCTCCATTCCCTGGAGATGGAGACGGACGGCCTTGATTGAGTTGTGCTTCTATTCGGCTGAGTCGCGACTCGAAACGATTCAAATCAGCTTCCAAGTTGTTAATGCGAGATTCTACTTGCTGTGATGAAGCAGAATTCGACAATAATCCTAGCCAAATCATGATTGCTAAAAACCCAGCTAACAATAATCTGCTAAACATTTCATCTACTTATTTGAGGAAATAAAAACTGTGTTTCTATTTCTCCTAATTTTTTCCTAGTTATTATTTATCAGGTTGTAAGTTAGAAAATAGCTGCTTCCAATCGCTTGATTCGGCACTATTTTCTCCCGCCTTCACTTCAAATGTAAGGTTAGACGCTTCCGGTTGTTGTAGTGCTTGCACACAAATTTCTGCAACATCTTCACGGCTGACTTTGCCCCTAATATTATCTCCTTGCTCTAATATTAATTCCTTCCCACCTGATTCTTCTGTTAACGCACAAGGTCTAATAATGGTGTAAGGAATCTCACTAGCTCTTAAACTATCCTCTCCTTGCAATTTCCAAGTTAAAATTCCGCCTAATTGGTCATTTAATCTTACCGCTG contains these protein-coding regions:
- a CDS encoding TIGR04168 family protein — encoded protein: MTSEKTQSKNLKIAVVGDIHDQWEAEDGIALKHLGVDLVLFVGDFGNESVEVVRAIAALDIPKAAVMGNHDAWYSATEWGRKKCPYDRSKEDWVQEQLDLLGSSQVGYSKLDFPEWQLTVVGGRPFTWGGPEWKFAEISRERYGVTSLEESSDRIVAAVKSAAYETIIFLGHNGPSGLGDRPEDPCGKDWHPIGGDFGDPDFGAAISQALTAGKTIPLVTFGHMHHTLRHTKKVLRTPVFRSPEGTIYLNAARVPRIVEDNGEKLRNFSIVNLEAGVVSQVSLVCVGNDFQVASEEIFYKRSASVVQSA
- the nadA gene encoding quinolinate synthase NadA, with the translated sequence MFKTALAQRNEAHPGVLPVDLFAAIESLKKELNAVILAHYYQEPDIQDIADFIGDSLQLAKAAAKTNADVIVFAGVHFMAETAKILNPDKLVLLPDLNAGCSLADSCPAEAFAAFKAAHPNHLVVSYINCSADIKAMSDIICTSSNAVKIVQQIPPDQPIIFAPDRNLGRYVMEQTGRNLVLWDGSCVVHETFSEKKIVQLKITHPQAEAIAHPECETSVLRHASYIGSTAALLKYCQNSPTQEFIVATEAGIIHQMQKLAPHKRFIPAPPQNNCACNECPFMRLNTLEKLYWAMKNRTPEITMSEDIRIAALRPMERMLEMSV
- a CDS encoding amino acid permease produces the protein MTPRQTVLQSNEEPVTRLFSHLEFDGKQLSHQPGSVLGSIALVAGTTIGAGILALPAVTVSSGVVPSTVLMIGAWVYALVAGLLIAEATVNTMRLIGRANVNILAMVENSLGCFGARIAGGAYLFLQYSLLIAYIAKGGEILGSAIAKVLGVQNVLPGWVGAATFTLLFGGIMYLGRKRFIEKLNSAFVAIVMVSFLGLLLVAAGQVKSTQFLLQNWSTLGSAISVIFVALFYHNVVPVVVNQLEGDRLKIRQSLVIGSVIPLIMFLAWNAVILGSTSPEMIQKTLNGQAIFDPLQILSAGGAGEWLALLVSVFSEFAIVTSFIGLMYGLLDFFQEISLLTQSKSSRRLPLYSIILLPSMSFGALNPSIFFTALDYAGTFSVSILGGIIPALMTWKQREQQQLSNGINQPFVPGGKLTLIMMIGVALTTIVKEILSRCGL
- a CDS encoding carbohydrate porin, with protein sequence MFSRLLLAGFLAIMIWLGLLSNSASSQQVESRINNLEADLNRFESRLSRIEAQLNQGRPSPSPGNGAAPSLSPRRNLSQQERERMFDRLATLVIELKQQVNKLEERVSKIDSR